Proteins encoded in a region of the Myxococcus virescens genome:
- a CDS encoding VOC family protein, which translates to MKVLRIVTNVGATTPAAAKRFYRDVLGLDVLMDMGWIETYGSSETMTVQISFMSQGGSGAPVPDISIEVDDLDAALTRVKKARIPIEYGPADEPWGVRRFFVRDPFGKLVNLLTHHR; encoded by the coding sequence GTGAAGGTCCTACGTATCGTCACCAATGTGGGCGCGACGACGCCAGCCGCCGCCAAGCGATTTTACCGGGACGTCCTCGGGCTCGACGTCCTGATGGACATGGGGTGGATTGAAACCTACGGCTCAAGCGAAACGATGACTGTGCAAATTAGCTTCATGTCGCAAGGGGGCTCAGGCGCACCCGTGCCAGACATTTCCATCGAGGTCGACGACCTCGATGCGGCCCTCACTCGGGTGAAGAAGGCGAGAATCCCGATAGAGTATGGACCGGCTGACGAGCCTTGGGGCGTGCGCAGATTCTTCGTGCGCGACCCCTTCGGAAAGCTGGTGAACCTGCTCACCCATCACCGTTGA
- a CDS encoding helix-turn-helix domain-containing protein — translation MESLWTYDGQLAHGFERMLPSGRMQLLVNLHEDAFRDYRLDGRLAHETRGVAIQGAHTAPRVVDTASQRSICGVSFAPASASPFLGMPASELTGKLVDLYEIWGRDGTILRERLLQAPTPAARLDVLEAALLARARASKPRDEAAAVACSLLMGGASVRAVGVRLGLSPRRLIERFQGHVGIKPKLFARIARFQRVLESAGGELTWATLAGEHGFSDQAHLVREFRAFSGATPVAYRPRSDEARNHVPLDERQFPSIRGGPPRGTLRQCPQTKP, via the coding sequence GTGGAATCCCTCTGGACATACGACGGGCAGCTCGCCCACGGCTTCGAGCGCATGCTGCCGTCTGGCCGAATGCAGCTCCTGGTCAATCTTCATGAGGACGCGTTCCGGGACTACAGGCTCGACGGCCGCCTTGCACACGAGACTCGGGGTGTAGCGATTCAGGGCGCCCACACCGCACCGAGAGTCGTCGACACTGCCTCCCAGCGCTCCATCTGCGGGGTGAGCTTCGCCCCCGCGAGTGCGTCACCGTTTCTGGGCATGCCGGCCTCGGAGCTTACCGGGAAGCTCGTCGACCTCTACGAAATCTGGGGGCGTGACGGCACCATCCTTCGTGAGCGCCTGCTACAAGCCCCCACTCCCGCGGCCCGGCTCGACGTGCTCGAGGCGGCGCTGCTCGCACGGGCACGCGCGTCCAAGCCTCGCGACGAAGCAGCGGCGGTCGCGTGCTCGCTGTTGATGGGCGGCGCGAGCGTCCGGGCCGTAGGAGTTCGACTCGGCCTTTCGCCGCGCCGGCTCATTGAGCGGTTTCAAGGGCATGTCGGCATCAAGCCCAAGCTCTTCGCGCGCATCGCCAGGTTCCAGCGCGTGCTCGAATCGGCTGGAGGGGAGCTGACCTGGGCCACCTTGGCCGGTGAGCACGGGTTTTCGGACCAGGCACATCTGGTCCGCGAGTTCAGGGCATTCTCGGGAGCCACTCCCGTCGCGTATCGCCCTCGGTCGGATGAGGCCCGCAACCACGTACCTCTCGACGAGCGGCAATTTCCTTCAATACGAGGCGGGCCGCCCCGGGGCACATTGCGCCAATGTCCCCAAACGAAACCCTGA
- a CDS encoding LysR family transcriptional regulator has protein sequence MLDLFLLRSFVAVVETGNFTRAGERLHLTQSTVSQQLIRLEQSLGCRLLNRSQRHVVPTEEGERLLGYAQRILRLAEEATVELNPGGSGGVLRLGVPEDLGGEALMPLLTRFATERPRLRLEVECGLSHHLLRLYRNGELDLLLVKQWGADSDSHARWTESLCWVDSATQPVTARCEGGTDALPLVAFPVGALYRQDMIHALESRGRAWRIGYSSSSLASLCAAVSAGLGVSLLPASSVQSGHRVLGEKDGFPAVDGLELALYARSNLGAVGRTLRDELSDLCTQRAGAAVRA, from the coding sequence ATGCTCGATCTCTTCTTGCTGCGAAGCTTCGTCGCGGTCGTCGAAACGGGAAATTTCACCCGGGCCGGCGAGCGCCTGCACCTGACCCAATCGACCGTCAGCCAGCAGCTCATCCGCCTTGAGCAGAGCCTGGGTTGCCGGCTGCTGAACCGCAGCCAGCGTCACGTAGTGCCCACGGAAGAGGGGGAGCGCCTGCTTGGCTATGCGCAGCGCATCCTTCGCCTGGCCGAGGAGGCGACCGTTGAGCTGAACCCCGGCGGCAGCGGCGGTGTGTTGCGATTAGGCGTGCCCGAGGATCTCGGGGGCGAAGCGCTGATGCCGCTGCTGACGCGCTTCGCAACCGAGCGACCGCGCCTACGTCTGGAGGTCGAGTGTGGGTTGAGCCACCACCTCTTGCGCCTCTACCGCAACGGCGAGCTCGATCTGCTGCTGGTCAAGCAGTGGGGCGCCGACAGCGATTCCCATGCGCGCTGGACGGAGTCCCTGTGCTGGGTCGACAGCGCGACGCAGCCGGTGACGGCGCGATGCGAGGGTGGCACGGATGCGCTGCCGCTCGTGGCGTTCCCCGTGGGGGCGCTCTATCGGCAGGACATGATCCACGCGTTGGAGAGCCGCGGGCGGGCGTGGCGGATTGGCTACTCGAGTTCAAGCCTCGCGAGCCTCTGCGCGGCGGTGAGCGCTGGGCTCGGCGTCAGTCTGTTACCTGCGAGTAGCGTGCAGTCCGGCCATCGCGTGCTGGGCGAGAAGGATGGCTTTCCTGCCGTAGACGGGCTCGAGCTTGCCCTCTACGCCCGTTCGAATCTCGGCGCCGTCGGCCGCACCCTGCGCGACGAGCTGTCCGACCTTTGCACCCAGCGCGCAGGAGCTGCGGTTCGTGCTTGA
- a CDS encoding YjhX family toxin, which yields MNVSRKELRVLNVLAQGGRILKHKDENGKLTHVACVTPEGWQLSLCTLEVFQQLKRRKLISSMKGGPYLITRLGLHALCGSSKTR from the coding sequence GTGAACGTCTCACGCAAGGAGCTGCGCGTCCTGAACGTGCTGGCTCAGGGCGGGCGTATTCTGAAGCACAAGGATGAGAACGGTAAGTTGACCCATGTGGCGTGTGTCACGCCAGAGGGCTGGCAGTTGTCGCTCTGCACGCTGGAGGTCTTCCAGCAGTTGAAGCGGCGAAAGCTCATCTCCTCGATGAAGGGCGGCCCGTACCTCATCACCCGACTGGGGCTTCATGCGCTCTGCGGAAGTTCAAAGACACGCTAG